One window of the Asticcacaulis sp. SL142 genome contains the following:
- the rpsN gene encoding 30S ribosomal protein S14 — protein sequence MAKKSAINRNEMVKKLVAQYAAKREALKAIAVDESLPLEERFDARLKLAKLPRNSAPNRIRNRCEITGRPRAFYRKLKMSRIALRELGNQGQVPGLTKSSW from the coding sequence ATGGCAAAGAAAAGCGCAATTAACCGCAACGAGATGGTCAAGAAGCTGGTGGCTCAATATGCCGCTAAGCGCGAAGCCCTCAAAGCGATCGCTGTCGATGAGTCTCTTCCGCTGGAAGAACGCTTCGATGCCCGTCTGAAACTGGCCAAGTTGCCTCGCAACTCGGCGCCCAACCGCATCCGTAACCGCTGCGAAATCACCGGTCGTCCGAGAGCTTTCTATCGTAAGCTTAAGATGAGCCGTATCGCTTTGCGTGAGCTTGGCAACCAGGGACAAGTCCCCGGTCTGACCAAGTCAAGCTGGTAA
- the rpsH gene encoding 30S ribosomal protein S8, with amino-acid sequence MFVNDPLSDMIARIKNAAMRKRSSVLTPASKLRGRVLDVLKDEGYIRGYELLEVPGEFPQFQIELKYFDGEPVIAEIARVSKPGRRVYSSIKDLKPIKNGLGISILSTPKGVMSDNAARDNNVGGEVLCRVY; translated from the coding sequence ATGTTCGTTAACGATCCTCTGAGCGACATGATCGCTCGTATCAAGAATGCGGCCATGCGTAAGCGTTCCAGCGTTCTGACCCCGGCCTCCAAGCTGCGCGGTCGCGTGCTCGACGTCCTTAAGGACGAGGGCTATATCCGCGGCTACGAGCTTCTGGAAGTTCCCGGCGAGTTTCCTCAGTTCCAGATTGAACTGAAGTACTTCGACGGTGAGCCGGTCATCGCGGAAATCGCCCGCGTGTCAAAGCCTGGCCGTCGCGTCTATTCGTCGATCAAAGATCTGAAGCCTATCAAGAATGGCCTCGGTATCTCGATCCTGTCCACGCCCAAGGGCGTCATGTCTGACAACGCAGCCCGCGACAACAACGTCGGCGGCGAAGTCCTCTGCCGCGTCTACTAA